The DNA region agtgtgtcggggcggcgtgcggccagtgtgtcggggcggcgtgcggccagtgtgtcggggcggcgtgcggccagtgtgtcggggcggcgtgcggccagtgtgtcggggcggcgtgcggccagtgtgtcggggcggcgtgcggccagtgtgtcggggcggcGTGCGGCCAGTGTGTAGGGGCGGcgtgcggccagtgtgtcggggcggcgtgcggccagtgtgtcggggcggcgtgcggccagtgtgtcggggcggcgtgcggccagtgtgtcggggcggcgtgcggccagtgtgtcggggcggcgtgcggccagtgtgtcggggcggcGTGCGGCacgcggccagtgtgtcggggctgcgtgcggcacgcggccagtgtgtcggggctgcgtgcggcacgcggccagtgtgtcggggctgcgtgcggcacgcggccagtgtgtcggggctgcgtGCGGCACGCGGCCAGTGTGTCTGGGCTGCGTGCGGCacgcggccagtgtgtcggggctgtgtgtgtatgtacagtgtctacTGTGTGatctatatgatttaccaatcttattatcatgaAGAGTTGTCTGCGCTCCagacaaagacaaacctggaaaagcagttgtgagaagcagacattattattattttttatttattattatagcgccatcaattccatggcgctttccaTGTGAAAGGTATATACATAATAGGGAGAAGTACATTACattacagccgcaccaaagagaagcagctccggctgccacagtaggggtataggagtgagttaattgtttgaccaaataaagccgggtaattttcaagttgataattttttgtggcccccgaaggttgttagaattttccaaatggcccccggcagaaaaaaggttccccatccctgatCTAGAACCTgccacatgacttttccttctgtccgtgacttttacaatatttattttacagctttaaaattcagggaaaagatatgcagaacgctgcagacacaatggaaaaaggagaaatggatgtgcggggtgatgaacggagtagagacctttccacaggtaaccctcctcagtgaagcGTCACCATTAAATAACAGAAAAAAATGacattcccagctgcaaggagaaaatgaagttacattctccctgctgccgctcgtatacagtcaccgatgcagtgcaggaaacagtaacacttaccgctcacaggctgtcagccaaggaacaagAGGGTTGATTACTGGGCACTCACTatgtagtgagtggtgactgtttcagcctctcccactgtgctggtgactggaagtgagcagctgctgggagaatgtAACTGCATTTTCTCCTTGTAGTTACTGTGTCACAATCTCTCCGCTGTCTTAGACGCAGTGAGTGACAATTTTGCCTCCCTGTGGAATCAGGGCCGTGCCAAGCTGTTCGTTTGTTGAGCAACAGCTCAATTCAATCTGAAACTGAGAGGTGCTTGGTTTCTTCAGCGGTTCCCTGTTCTGAGTGATCAGTTACTTAGCTGAGTAGTCAGTCCCAAATAGAGGGTATCACGGAGGTGCAAAGGTACCTGGAGAAGGGACCCCAAAAATGGCCCGCAGACTAGGGTCCGTGTGCTGTTCCTTATCCcacaggtaggcttgatggtatccaggtctggaccgccagcttaaccctaactcctgtccaaaccctgatctaacaccccctctcccacCACCTGGAGTGGAGATGCAAATgccacagacacaggaaaaaaaacaaaactcgtgCACACTGCACACAAAAAGGAGACACAGTACGTGTATTGGAGGGAATAAAGTATAAGGAAGGAAGTAAATGTACAacggggaaacttccacaccacatCACTCCAACATCGGTATACTGGTCACCAAGAGTAGGATCGCCAGAAAGACCGGCATCACAGGAGCATAAGCTGGAGCTATCATCTGCAGCAACAAACACTCTCAAACCTTAAATAGGGAGAAGACAGGGGAATAGAAATTTAGCCTTCTGAGTCTCAAGGAGCCACACACCGCTCCACAGGAATTAACTCAGGACTGGAAAGCAATGGAAAAGACTCAGCGAAGGCTGAACAACTAAGATCAGGTTgcctgtgaacagagtccgacaccgCAGCTGCACCCCGCGAATATGGGCCTGAACACCACATGACACGGGGCCTTTATTATCTGTGCTCTGATCTATAGCTGCCAGATTTTGGACCTCCTCTTACCATTCATTTGCCCTGATCCACTATCCTCCTTATATTCTGACCCCAGACCTGACCACGCGTTTGTCTTTCCCCTTAGTTCACGGCATGCTCTCTTTGTATTTGACCCCAGAACATTTTATAACCCTGCCTCACGGCTTGTCCGTGCAGTGACTAGTGTCACACACTGTTCCAATAAACCAGATAGATATCACTTAAATGCTAGTAGGtactcagattaccactatatctgcaggtaaatagtgtttttgtagctgccaggttttctttaaccccttctcgatatGTAACATATTATTACATCCTATTACTTCTTGCGGGCTCAGAAGCTGAGTCTCTATTATTGACTGTAGATGATGTCTGAGTTATTCAGTGGAGGTAAGCTTCACCCACTACTGTTAACTTTCAATCTTTGACAGCAGCATTCGCAGCTCGCAGCCAATGAGGTACAACGTTCCACATATCCAACGCCCCCAGCAACATTTATCATTGGGTGCATATGGGTCGCCATAATAGTtgggggtctgctaaagacccTTTGCCCTATATAGGAGTACGCCTATGATCACACCTAGATACTTTCCTTCAGTGGTGTAGATTTGAAAATTAGATAATTTGTGGGGTGtgattccactgtttaggcacatcaagggctttacaaatgtgacatggcatcctctttcagccaattttgttctccaaaagtcaaattgtgccccttcccttccgagtcctggggTATCTGCGTATAcacaagaaattgcacaacagaattatatggtccattttctcatcttacccttgggaaaatgaaaatttgtggttaaaggaacacttttgtgttgtgttttatttttttccttccacatagctttAATTTCTATGACGCcttactgctgtaggaatattacaaaaaatagataaatacatagctaatgtggaAAATTAGTAAAATGacctaggcattgcattactgctttagatatatttgcaaagagagattcttagcttatgtattggccaatccatgtgagcccaataacctcgacaaggtgatctcattatattgggaacctaaccttaaatgcttctatgtgtgattaaaaatctgcatgtctggGCAGATAGGTTCCTGGCTAAATAAAATGGTAgacacaccctggctatagggcagagtgcttgGTCAGCTGCTCTtcaaggttatcgggctcacatggattggtcaatacataagctaagaatctcacTTTACAAATATCTGTCGTTTTACTCATTTTTCTCATTACCTGTGTATTAATCCCTTTTTCTAATatttctacagcagtaatgcaatgccaaagtatccttatattattgagtgccattGCATATGTTTTTGTAGATATGTTTTATTGAATCTCGTTTTGAGCActtcgaagggtgcagttttttaaaatgtcattttgggtgttttctgtcacataggcattTTAAAATAGAACACTACACACTTTGGAATTTATATGGATTTATGTGTTCCTATGTATGTTTGAGGTTATATTATTTAAAGCTTATAACTTCAATTTTAATTATGGCAGATGACGGTACCAGGAGTTCAACACAGAAAGCGAAGGGCAGTGAAAGTCacaaaggagagaagccatattcttgttcagaatgtgagaagtgttttgctaagaaatcaaatctcattacacatgagagaattcacacaggagagaagccatattcatgtgcagaatgtggaaaatgttttgctctGAAAGCACGTCTTATTAGACATGAggtaattcacacaggagtgaagccatattcatgtgcagaatgtgggaaatgttttgctcggaaatccaatctcattagacatgagagaattcacacaggagagaagccatattcatgtgcagaatgtggaaaatgttttactctgAAAGCAGTTTTTATTAGACATGAggtaattcacacaggagtgaagccatattcatgtgcagaatgtgagaaatgttttgctgacaaattagatctcattacacatgagagaattcacacaggagtgaagccgtattcatgttcagaatgtgagaaatgttttgctcggaaatcaaatcatgttaaacatttgagaattcacacaggagtgaagccatattcatgttcagaatgtgagaaatgttttgctcggaaatcagATATTATTACACATGTgagaagtcacacaggagtgaagccatattcatgttcagaatgtgggaaatgtttttttcagCAATCACATCTCATTAGACACgtgagaagtcacacaggagagaattcatattcatgttcagaatgtgggaaattttttgcttggaaatcacatcttattacacatgagcgaattcacacaggagtgaagtcaTAGTCATGAATAGAATGTCTGTTTTAGTAAGTCTATTAATATTTACTATCTGTTAATAAAGAGTTCATTTTCATGTCATTACAGTTGTGTACTTTGTATGATGGATCATTTACAAACTATTCATCTTTTTACACTTTTTAATTTTTGATGgagagaaaaaactttttttttttgttatagcaAAGTTGT from Anomaloglossus baeobatrachus isolate aAnoBae1 unplaced genomic scaffold, aAnoBae1.hap1 Scaffold_2264, whole genome shotgun sequence includes:
- the LOC142261644 gene encoding uncharacterized protein LOC142261644, with protein sequence MQNAADTMEKGEMDVRGDERSRDLSTDDGTRSSTQKAKGSESHKGEKPYSCSECEKCFAKKSNLITHERIHTGEKPYSCAECGKCFALKARLIRHEVIHTGVKPYSCAECGKCFARKSNLIRHERIHTGEKPYSCAECGKCFTLKAVFIRHEVIHTGVKPYSCAECEKCFADKLDLITHERIHTGVKPYSCSECEKCFARKSNHVKHLRIHTGVKPYSCSECEKCFARKSDIITHVRSHTGVKPYSCSECGKCFFQQSHLIRHVRSHTGENSYSCSECGKFFAWKSHLITHERIHTGVKS